The Rhinoderma darwinii isolate aRhiDar2 chromosome 3 unlocalized genomic scaffold, aRhiDar2.hap1 SUPER_3_unloc_2, whole genome shotgun sequence DNA segment GCGTTGCCatgcagaggggggcgccaggaagaggagaagaacCGGAGCGGAGGACGGCGGCTGAACCCCCCTCGCTTCCCGCCGTCCCCGTATTCGTCTTTCCTCCGGCTCTGGACTTCTACGCCGATGAGCAGGCGAGCCACAAGCAGGTGCTGACCCTGTACAACCCCTTCCCCCGAGTGCTGCGATACAAAGGTAGGGGGCGGCGGCTACGTGTATACAGCTATATACCGTATAGAGGGAGCCGCAGAGCGTCCGCCGTACCATAACCGTCTCTTCTTGTCCGCAGTTCTCTCCACGGCTCCGCTGCGTTACACCGTAGTCGATGCCGAGGGGCTCGTGAAGCCAAATTCCTGCATTGACATGTGAGTCCGCTGGTACCGCCGGCGCCGCCGCCCATAGGACGCCATTAATCATGCCCGCAAGGTTTCATTAAATAATAATTGGCGCGGCGCCACATTAACCGCTCCCTCCGTCTTTCTGTAGAGTCACGCGGCATCGGGATATCCGCGCCCGGCACTTTGGCGCTACGGACCGGTTCCGTGTAGAGGTTTGGGAAGAGGGCGCCGGACGAGGCGTCATCGGGAGGAAGGATATTCCCGCTACACTACATCCTACCAAACCAGAATCCAGAGAGCAAG contains these protein-coding regions:
- the MOSPD3 gene encoding motile sperm domain-containing protein 3 isoform X2 → MQRGAPGRGEEPERRTAAEPPSLPAVPVFVFPPALDFYADEQASHKQVLTLYNPFPRVLRYKVLSTAPLRYTVVDAEGLVKPNSCIDIVTRHRDIRARHFGATDRFRVEVWEEGAGRGVIGRKDIPATLHPTKPESREQGARDTAPWQPPSHLFSMRQGVPRALSPGLFSLYVLVGLIALLVLMLPLHGDPRSLLNENLHVSIVQKLVAAYVLGLLTMVFLQA
- the MOSPD3 gene encoding motile sperm domain-containing protein 3 isoform X1 — its product is MQRGAPGRGEEPERRTAAEPPSLPAVPVFVFPPALDFYADEQASHKQVLTLYNPFPRVLRYKVLSTAPLRYTVVDAEGLVKPNSCIDIVTRHRDIRARHFGATDRFRVEVWEEGAGRGVIGRKDIPATLHPTKPESREQGARDTAPWQPPSHLFSMRQGVPRALSPGLFSLYVLVGLIALLVLMLPLHGDPRSLLNENLHVSIVQKLVAAYVLGMPPHHGFPPGLMDVTPSSNLDDHPGDRGLLAALLLHVGGGVYKNSASLPPPSY